The following is a genomic window from Bombus vancouverensis nearcticus chromosome 15, iyBomVanc1_principal, whole genome shotgun sequence.
GTAAGTTTAAAGCCATTTAGTGACTTCTTATAGCGCATTGAAAGGAATTTCTATGTTACATGATGTTGCtagatttttttaaataaaaaactaACTTAATAGATTCTTACATATTTCATTATGCGTGGTAttcgtaaataattttttttattcttataaaaGTAGACAATTTAGGTGATATATACATGATTTTCTCGTCGAATCGTTTAAAACCGCtatttaatcttttattttagaACGCGTATGAAGCGAATAATTAATTAGCGATCTTAACATTTTTCATTAGTATCCTATAATCTTCGCCAAAGCCCCTAAAGATCAAGCGAAATACGAAGCTATTGGCACAGCCATGTCTTTCCTTAATACATTCCTCGAAGGACAAGACTACGTGGCAGGAGAGAACATGACTCTTGCTGACCTGTCCATTGTGGCCACCGTGTCCACGATAGAGGTAATTTCCTTGAAAATATTATCTTATCAAAATATATGTTATGTTACATTGATAATAATATGACAGTAACGCCACTATCAAGAGACTTAGAAAAAAAGTCATAAAAAAGAGTTTTAGAGAACTCTTTTATATAAAGTCACATTTATTCGTTACATCATTTTAACAACAGGCCATGGACTACAATCTCAGCAAATATAAAAATGTGACCAAATGGTATGCAAAGATCAAGTCGGAAGCTCCAAAATACGAGGAGTACAACAACGCAGGCGTAAAGGCATTCAAGGATTTGGTGCATAACATGACGAAAAAGTGAAAAGCGAAACACAATAACAATATTCGAAACCATGATTTCTTTTATGTGAATTCTAtatgaataaattttttatcgTTCCCTTTTACAGAGAGGAATTCTGCTTACGTATAATTATAGAGTCTAaatgatacatatataattGCCTTATATGTACtgttattgttttatattttgcaaaggttgtatttattattattaataccgTCAAAAAATGTCTCGACATTATCAGTTCCGTCAACTCCAACTTTGCTCAATTTTCAGAAGCGCTTCACACGAGATCATCGTCCACCCAACTAATTTAATTGTCAGATCGGTAATTAACGTAAACGTAAATAAGAATGTTGGGCCGAAGTCACGCAGCCTTTCGTTACGACTGAAATTTTTCTTAGAACTCGTTCATTTTCTCGACACCATTCGAAAACAATTTGTACGTGACGTTACTCGTTCATCGTCGAAAGCAATCAACCAATGACACCAGCATGGCATCATCAGCAGTCAACGTGTTACAAATGGAAACTTTACCAGTGAATAAGCACCAGCCAATATTCGATCGTTTTAACGAATATTATTTCACACATGAATATTTTCCTTCAGCGTATTTACAAGCGAGAAATCGAATTCGTTAATGCTCGTTCACACTCGTTCATGCTCGCAATACTGGCCACGTTTGTTCGTTCATGTTCGTTCATGCTTGTCCGCGTTGTTCGTCAAGTGTAGATCCGGCTCAGAATGCTCGTAAATGCTATTGCGGAGTCGTTATAGCAGCACATCGACGCGTATACACTATCGAACCTATTTTTCTCctgaaattctaaaaattggCAAACATTAAGTTccaaaaatattaatacattgcATATTCATATCGCCATATGTGTATACTGAATTTTACATAGTTTCATGTTAGTTTTCGTACGAATTGAGGTAACCAACAACATTGTTACGTATCTAATTCTGTCTAATTTGACTGTCTCCTACGGCAACGTTTTAATAtagaaacgaacgaaagaaataattctacatgaagaatgaaataaaaaatatatcgcaaatttTGAGAACTAAAAACACGTTGTAATAGTCGTCAGCTTGACGTTCACATACGGTGAAAAAGAACTGTTTCGAACCCATTTAAGGTAAAATTACCATTACCACGCACGATACAGTAAATAGTGGAATCAGCATCAAATACGTATTAATGAACCCTGTAATTATAGTAGCCACTTGCTGTTCGCAGTGCGACCAATTTACTTCAGCAATGACCATCCTTTTGATTCGATGTTCATTTGCTAATTATCCTCGACCTCGGTTTCACGTACGTTTTAATTACACTGCAATGATCGGTAAAACACTTTCATCGATAGTTGCTTTTCTTTTTGCTATAACCAAACGGGAAAGATCTTTCCGTTTCCACGAGGAAACTTTGAGTCCTATCGTAAAACATCCcttaatgaataaaataaaaatatcattaaacAAGAATAAATACTTTTAATAGTTTTAGAAGGAAATGATATTTACATAAAAGTGTGATCATTTGTGATTGCTTCTAAGttaaaacaatttatttaaatatgtattacgCGGTCGTTGAATCCGCATTAATTTTAACTGAACCAgggatttttatacaaatttatatttttacgaacacaAGTAAAGAAATAGAACTTAAATAGAGACTCGTTTTGCTTATTAAAGATTATAACGAGTACTTTACTTTCCGTATttccgatattttatataattttacgtaTTAAACATATTCTATACACTTCTGTCTCTTTAACGAATACTTTTAGTGTGTAGATACTTTCTACAGCCATtacatacatgtacatacatatattattatatgtatatgtacatcgaATGAGTCAGCGCACAAGCTCTACTCACAATCAATTCACCTGTACGAATAAGATAAAGCATATTCATACCTTTCCTACCGTTCACAAGGAACGATCGCACTAATATTTCTCAAGACAgtgataataattattaaaaaggaATTTGATACCACACGCCAGTTGTAAAATTATTACTATTACGAAAAGGTAGCAATTATTTCTTTGCATGTTCGTGATCGTGTTCACTGCTTCGTATACCGATTATAAAGGGCACCAAgatttattgataaattaaaatttgtttatttgttagatttatttctaaattaaGAAACTCTCGACAAGTAAGAAGTATGATTTTGAATTTATCGTATACATATGCCCAATTCTCGTTGTTAGACAGTTCAATGAGTCGCCTTCTTTACGTTGTTTGTACGTACGCTTGAACTGTTTCGCGTGTATCGATTGCTTGTTAATGGCGCACGCACGTAGCAGTACTTTACTACACATGTAGTTCCAGATCACGTATATATAGGTTCGTCGTATGAAAAATAGTTCTGTATCGATTACATCGATTGAAAACAAAACTGTGGCAATACGCTTCAATCGGCCAAGAGATGAAACCCTTACTTGCCGCGCGCTTCCGCGCGTGCTGCGCTTTGGAAACGGTTCCCATCGAATTTCAGTTCGGCAATCTCGCCATCGCTCGTTCCATTCGTCGTAAGAGCAAACGAATTCTTTCCTCTTTCCAATTTTTTATCgctcttttctgttttgtttctcttttataCCTTTTTTCGATGCAAATTCTCGATCTTTATTGGACTTCAACTAAAACCGAATATTCATGGTGCAAACATTGGAAAATCTCACAATAACTCTTGGCATTGTTCAACAATGACGAAAAGAATGTGCCATAGGACGTATTAAATGCGAAGTAAGGTACACAGGATAGTTCTGTAACTTTCGTATGTGTGTATATTGATTTAGTTAGCGATATTGATTCTATCGAAAATCGTTGTGAACGAAACCGGCGCCGCTGAAAAAAAGGGGCGTGTAATGGAATATTTCAATACTTTTCACTGACGGTCTCGAAAGTTTTAAAGTTGCAACGAAATATTTTTTCGATAACGTTGAAACGATACTTCGCTAGCATGTGATACGCGGCAAATGTTTAATTGCATTGAGCGGCAAGTCGCAAGCTACACGTGTGTTTAAAATGTTCAACCAGTTAATTATTGTTAATGATTTCTATCTATCCTTTGCGAGGaattatattatactttcaGTCATACTGCGTGCTACCATCGTGAATTTTAATTACATTGTAACTGATGTTGAAATATATTCTTTTAGTTAACAAGCAATCATGTCAGTGGATCTGTATTACACGCCAATGAGTTCACCCTGCAGAGCGGTTCTCTTGACTGCCGAGGCCATTGGTATTACtttaaatttaatagaaatcAATTTATTTGAAGGCGAACATCTAAAGCCAGAATTTGAACAGGTCAGCGTGCTTAAATATGTCTTGTGTTATCTATTCTTTACGAAGTTTACTATATTGCATATTATTGTAACATTTCGTCTCTTCTAGTTCACCCTCGGAAATGTACTGTTCATAATTTagataaattttcatattttcggaGCAAATAACATATCTATATTGGTATATTTCCATGAAGTTAATCCATAAcataaagaaatacgttttaTACATTCAATTGGCAATCGATTGTGATAGCATGTCGAATGTGGTCAACATAAAACCGCAAAAGGTTAAAAatcttaaataaatatcaagagtcatttacgtaataatgtcaattgaaatattattattatcaatacaCTATATTACACGGACCTATCAAATTAATAATGTACGGTCAACGAAACATTATACGCTTCCTCGATTATACAGCATTCGCAACAGTTAACTGAAAGTAATTAATTAGAGGACTGCGTTTATTCTGTTTTATTTCGTTCTTCGATATTTCGCTATTCGTTTTATTCGATACCTACACAGTATgtgttaaaatgaaattttacagtaATGCGTAAAATAACATATGGCGATTATATTCCTATTATAGCTGAATCCACAGAAAACTGTCCCGTTTCTTGTAGACGGCGATTACAAACTATCTGAAaggtttgtaattaattaatacgcaatgtgtatcattttcgtttcttatcATCCTTTAATCTCTTTCAATAAACGATTGCAGTCGAGCCATCATGTCATATTTAGTTGATCAATATGGTAAAAACATTCGTCTAAATCCGCAAACACCGGCTGGTCGAGCATTGGTCAATCATCGATTACATTTTGATATTGGTACCTTGTATAGGGGcatgaaaaattattatgtaagttattcaaaattaaaccacttttatatctttcttgtgttttcttcctttttgaAATAGGAGAAGTAAGgtgagaatataaaataaatgattatATCCTGAAACCGAACGAACTTGTTACAGTATCCAGTTGTGTTTAGAGGGGCAAATTACAATCCAGAATATTACAAGGTACTCGAAGGCGCGTTTGATGTCCTCGATAAATTTCTAAATGGGCAAGATTACGTCGCTGGACGCAATTTGACCATCGCCGATCTCGCATTGGCAGCCACTGTATCAACATC
Proteins encoded in this region:
- the LOC117160508 gene encoding uncharacterized protein LOC117160508, with product MPIDFYQLPGSAPCRAAALAAAALGIEMNFKEVALMNGDNLKPEYLKMNPQHTIPTIDDNGFYLWESRAIMTYLVNQYGKNDSLYPKDPKKRAVVDQRLYFDACTLYKSFADYYYPIIFAKAPKDQAKYEAIGTAMSFLNTFLEGQDYVAGENMTLADLSIVATVSTIEAMDYNLSKYKNVTKWYAKIKSEAPKYEEYNNAGVKAFKDLVHNMTKKQAIMSVDLYYTPMSSPCRAVLLTAEAIGITLNLIEINLFEGEHLKPEFEQLNPQKTVPFLVDGDYKLSESRAIMSYLVDQYGKNIRLNPQTPAGRALVNHRLHFDIGTLYRGMKNYYYPVVFRGANYNPEYYKVLEGAFDVLDKFLNGQDYVAGRNLTIADLALAATVSTSEVFGFEVEKYVNVAKWMERIKSSAPGYRKANGEGLEIMKKLADNAKKE